A region of the Lycium barbarum isolate Lr01 chromosome 1, ASM1917538v2, whole genome shotgun sequence genome:
TAACAGCCCTAGCTAGAAATCACTTAAATAGATATATAATTCACCATTAAAACCATTTGAGATGCTTAGTTTTAATTTACATTAGCTAACTATAACCCTCTCTTGAAGAAGACATTGCTAAATGAACAAGTCTAGTATGAGTAACAATATTTGAGTATTTAGAGATTAAAGCTGTGAAAATTTGAAAGCTGAagagcaaaagaagaaaaggagagCCACAAAGAAATTTTGAAGAAATCTGCCACTCAGTTAGCAAAAGCTTCAAGTATATGAATCTCCACGTACTAACTTTATCTTCTGGAAAATAAATTGCCACTATGTATTCAGTAGGTCAAAGCACTGCATACACTTGCAGCATCACAAAGGCAATAGGATCAAACCATAAATCCTAATATCGTATGTCATATGCAGGATCTAATCAGAGTTCAGTGTTTAGAGCTTTAAAGGTTAATGAACTCATCAAGTTTATATCATGGATTTGGGTACCATGTACTGTGCCGGATAGAGCATATAAACAACAATTTCAATTGAACCCCCTTGCACTGGTTTAGGCGGTATCCagagatatatgtgtatataagaaAATTACTACTAAAATTAATCtcaacaaatattaaattttgaatCCATAATTTCAAAAGTGAGTACTTCAGAGGTAAAAAGCAATTAAAACCGATCAAATTATTAGTAAGATTTTTGACTCCGCCCTTAACATGGTGCAGTAATGCTACTCGTAGTCATCGAGTGAATTGACTAATAATCGAGAAAACAGAAAATTATTACTAATATTAAGTAATGAAGATGTAAACGTTATTAGATTGCTCATTTTCACGACTGAAGACAACGTACATTTACTCTTTAATTTTTACAAGTTACACTAGTACAACAACCATGTCCAATACTAATCACTAGTATTACAGAAACTGATGAGAGACCACTAGCAGTACTGCAAATATGATAACTGTAACGAGCAGTACTGCAAATATGATTAACGCTGAAGATTGAATTATTGGTAATTAAGAGCATAACGTTTTAAGCTTCACCTGATGGTGGTTGAGTCAACAACTGTTGCGGTGGTGGGGGAGGAGGGCGTTTCCGTTTTTTCTTCTTCTCGTAACTAACTCCCCTCGCTTTAGACTGCAAATCACGAACCTCACGAAGATAAAGCCTAACAGCACGAGTACCAAATGGGTTCGTTTCAGGCTTTCCTCCATTTTCTTCAAAGGCCGCTCTAAGTCGTCCTATCAGTGCATCAAGGCTCCCCCAAGCTTGCTTTAACGGACACGGGCACGGTGCTGGCGGATTCGGATGCCCATAAAATGGACACATCTGTAAAAATCACAATTAGCCAAAAATaatgtagtagtagtagtagaataTATTTAATTAACCTATATAGACAATATTACAGTATAATTTTTCAACCAACGAATATTCAACTAGCTCCGCCCTTGATCCACAACATTCTCCTATATCAAATATAGAACCAACAAACGCGGATACATGATTTAAATAAAGTTTATCAACTTTTATAGTGATATAAATTCATCCCTCAGGGTCacgtatatatatagagagagaatgTATTCGTACCGGAGTATGAACTTTAGTCTTGCCGAATTGATCAAGGTAACGAAGGAATTCAAGGACGTGAGCACCACTGCATCTGGAGAGGGTGAGTGGAGGCCTGTGGTTTCTTAAGTACTGACCGAAAGTGTTCCAATCCCTTCGCTTCTGATTTTCGTATCTGCTTGAACTTGAAGAAGATGCAGAGATTTGGATGCTAGTACTGTTGTTAACTGTTTGGATGTTGACTTTCTCGTGATGATTCGAACTCTCTACTTCCGTAAAAGAAGCCATAAATATATGGTACTATGTGTTTTTATATATGTGCCTAATTTTATCACTACAATAAGATTTCAAAGCAAGGAAATATAAGATCGTGATTCTAGATCGGTTGCTTTATAAATTTTGTTACTGTTCATTCTCACCATACCCTTGTTTTTTTACCAAAAAGGGGGAAAAAGGAAAGTGAAGaatttgatgatgatgatgaagagatTGATGGGAAAGTGAGAAGACTAGTAGAAGAAGAATTTTCTTTTCATCTTGTTCTGTGGAGTTTTTTCTGTGTTTGAACAGTACTAGAAAATTTTGGAAGACTGGTAGAACTTTGTTTTTCTGAAAATGATCAAGGATTGGTACGTTTGTTTTTGCTAAAATCGTGGAAGCAAAACATCGTTGGTTCTTATTTGGACAAAGAAGGAGAGGGCAGAGAGGGAAGCAGTATACTGTTTAGGGtttatatggaaatgaaatgaaagggaGGTAGCTAGAGAGAAAATAATTGATTTAAGTAGACATGGCTGTTTTCTTCTCCACTACTGACTTATTAGCTGCTTGAATGACAGGTCCATGACCAGTTTGACCAAAACGCCCCTTGCTACACGTGAGAAATTATTACTCCCATCactaaggggtcatttggttcgAAAACAAGTTATGCTAGGATTAATTATATTGAGATTAATCCTAGCATTATTTTTTATTGATTGTTTGATTTATTATATTAAAAGTAACTTTTGCATTGcataatttttaagaaaaaattatttatttacaaaaaTATCCTCCACTTTATTTAGTAGAAAAAAGGATTTGAGGGACCTCGtggctatttttgtcattttcgtTGTTTTATCCTGGGATAACTAATTTTAGGATTGTTATTTCACCCTCTGCAGCCAGGATAACTCATCCAAGTATTATTTTTAATTCTAGGATAACTTATCCAACATTAGTAACCAAACGAGGGATGAGGTGGTGCTAAATTTTTATTGCACGACTATTTTTccttatccatcataccaaacaacccctaacgactattaaaaaaaaaaactaaggacTATTCTCTCGATATTTTTGGTTGACGAATAGTGATCTAGCTGATTCAGATTCACACATGTTAAAAAAAAGGGTATATATGTCTAATGGTGTGGTAAGCCGGATAGAATTGTTTCATCGTTAACAAGAAGTTTTGAGTTCAAGTCTTGTGAATAAAAATAATGATAATTAAAGAGCGGTTCTTCCTTAATGGGTCATATACCCGAATTAATTCTATGCCCCAAAACGGATTCTGGACACCGAAtaagaaacaaacaaaaaaaaagtaaaatgttTTCTGTATGAATAAGTTCTTTATTGCCAAAATGCAAACCGTATATATTTGGTTAAGATGGGGGGATCTCAACCATCCCAAATGTAGAGTAATTGGATTCCCCCAAATTGAACTAGAAATCTCCGGTTCAAGTCTAAAGTTAAAGAATCTCGCGGCAAAGAACATTTTATTTATTTAGAGTGTTTATTCAAAGCGAATCCTAATTAATCAGATGATatatttcacctttttttttttttttgaaagaaagcaaTGAGCTCAATTATTATTTAAATCATAAATGAGTACCTCCTTAATATCACATATCATATGCCTAAAGGGAAAAAAACTAGAAGTGTGATActtccttaattttttttaaataataacaCGTGAATCCTTCGAAAATACAGTGGATTAGACAGTAAAAATTATAAGTATTAAAATATGTACTGTTCTAAACCGATATATTTTTACGGATTGCTTTCTTTTATGTCGTCCAAATTAAAGACAAAAGTACACGTCTTGTGGTAGTTAATGTGagagtacaaaaaataaaaagattgtTTATCTAAAGAAAAAGCATTCTCTTCTTTCATAATAAGTCTAATTAGCTACAGAAATCATCGAAAGATAGAATTAGGCTGAGGGGTAACATATACAGTGTTCCAACAATAGCTAATCATATCTGAATCCACGCCGAATGAGCCATGCACTGTTACGACTTACGTTCCATCACCTAATTTATATAGTTGCGGCGCTCCTCGGTGTTCAGTTCATGAATATGGGAAAATTAGGAGAACGCAATGTTATATGTGAGGCTGAAAATTTACTCGCATTTGTATTAAATTAATAATATACTGGTGTTAAGTATGAACAtggtaaaaatatattttttattaattatctTAGCATACCTCTTCCATCTTAATTTAtgtgtcactttttttttttatcggtTAAAAAAAAGAATGACtcatttctatatatatataactatttgATTTTAAACTTGTCATTTATTCTTAATAAGATAATTTATATCCAGTAATTCTtaaagtcttgccttgcgatttttttttatttttatgactaagccGGGGTTTGAAACCAGAACCTCAGgatattttaggcgaaggacaaaaattaaagatcagcaatttgaggggcaaaaactaaagaccaccccaaacaaagtgcaatcgtgcaaattgccccaaCCCTGCCCAAAGCTTGTTTCCACTAGAATGGGCTAGGTTAAGATTGGCTAATGATGGGTCATAATCCAACCCACCCAACTTAACTCACTTTTAAACATTTTGAGAAACTAAAATATGATATTCTTTGATTGTAAATATTCTCCCGCTCATGCTTTTCGAAATAAATGTTGTTCTGAAAATCAAATCTAAATAcattttgaatatatatatatataaaaaacctCAAACATAAGCTTTCACttaaaataataaagatattaaCTGTAAATATTTCTTCATAAGTTGTCCTAACTAAGAGCAGCAAACAGGCGGGTTGGATATGGGTTAAACTAAAATGGATAAGCTTAGACTCTtaagaaaaaatttaaaaataaagaactaaaaaaaaatattttcaaaattaaaactaaaaattttaaaattaaaaaatatataaaattttaaaaattaaaaaataattaaaaaaagagTTAATCATGTTTTGTAGCCTCTACACTTCTAAGCAGAGGGCAGTTGAGGGGTcagttcatttttttttgtgcggaatgcccttcaaaggcaatggtctttaatttttgcccggGTTCGAATCCACGCTTAGtaaaaaataaattcaaaaatcgtAAGTTATAGTTTGGATTCACAAGGTAGAGTTTTACCTCAAACTTTCCTTGACCAAGCAGAGTTTTGCTACGTTCAGGCAAAGTTCGAGGCAAACTCTTCCTGATAAAGCAGaatcaaactctgccttaagtagagttttgccttcaggcatgaCAAAACTAAGGTAGAGTTTTGTCTTatacctgaaggcaaaactctaccttaaggtagaagtTTGCATTAAGGCAAAATTTTTTATTCAGTTGGAAttttgcaaaactctaccttaaagcATAACTTTATCCCGAAtagcctaattttgctacgaaactctgccttgtgattttttttattgagctgggGTTTGAACCAGGACCTCGGGGTATTtggcgaagggtaaaaattaaagaccaatgcctttgaagggcagtCGTGCAAATGACCTGATCAGTTTGAACTGATGATTTGTGATGGGCAACTTGGACTAGTCTAGATCAGTACATCTTCAAAATCACTCTAACCCAAACCTATTAAAGTCTGAATGGATTGGACGGATTACATGAGTTTGGGTTAGTTTTACCAGCCCACGAGCAGCTCATGTACAATAAAATCTTTATGACTACATTCACATGAAAATGGACACATATGTGGATATTATGGGGCAATCATTATCTACCTGCACGCGATGAATATCccaaacggaaaagggcctaaaataccctcgaactattgaaaatggagcaaaaataccctccatccacctttcagcccccaaatacccttaccatccacctattgggtctaaaatatccctattgctaacagaatattctggtcaaacacgtggcatttttttattggttggcttataaaattaattaaactaattgaccAGATAACCCAAGTGCCCCCCACCCCCTACCCCACGACCCCcccggtgatttttttttttttttttgaaaaaaaagttgacatttttttgcaccccaccccgcacccctacccccccccccccccgacgcaaaaaaaattaatatttttgaaaaaaaaagttttgacgttttttttgggtttttttagctgggaggggaggggggcgtagggggagggtgcggggtggaaaaaaagccaacttgtgccttttagatttttggggggtgggggggtgcggggtggggtgcaaaaaaaatattgtagtctacacttgtgccttttagatttttggttgaaaatataccatgttttttagggtgagatatttttttttttttggtaactcaattacattagacattttaatttatcaagacatttcacagtacttgtgctttttactaggaagttgagaagcgtaacaatattttttttgcaccccaccccgcaccctacacctccccccctcccagctgaaaaaaaaagttgactttttttttcaccccgcaccctccccctccccccaccccccaaaccccgcaccctacaccccctcccctcccagctaaaaaaacccaaaaaaaacgtcaaaactttttttttcaaaaatattaattttttttgcgtcgagggggggggggggggtaggggtgcggggtggggtgcaaaaaaaaatgtcaacttttttttcaaaaaaaataaaaaaaattcacgggggggggggggtcgggtcGGGGGGTGGGGGCAGTATCTGGTCaatattgcaaaagttaattagtttaattaattttataatccaaccaatagaaaaatgacacgtgtttaatgaaaagattctgttagtgataagggtattttagacccaataggtggtgaTATGGGTATTTTAaacccaataggtggatgataagggtatttgggggctgaaaggtggatggagggtatttttgctccattttcaatagttcgagggtattttaggcccttttccgtatccCAAATGAATAAAGGTACCACCTGTTtgcttaaaaaaatataaaaccaCACTTAAGTAACAGTAGAAACTAGAAACATAGTACTTTGAATTCAGACTATGAACTTTATTAGTTTCGGACGTCACTGAATATACTAACAATAATTTGAAATTTAATGTTTGTACATATTTTACaagttttttaatatatatacataatttgaATTTAAATTATTATGTTCTGCCTAACACGTTTTTTTATCTTCTTTGTTTGTTAATCGGTTTCATTGATTTCTTTCGGGCCTTACTTTCAAAGGTTGGattctcgggggggggggggtgtcgaGCCATCCTCAACGGGATAGAAGAACTTCGCCTTTCTTTTGCGTTGCGCCTCTGTTCATGTACACACTGGTATCACTTCCTAAACCATAACGACTAACAAACTTTTAATAAAAAcattccaaatttataataatAAGAGTTTGCAATCACGGAAAAAATAAACGTTAAGTTTTAACTCATAAAATAATTTTGTTTAGCATTGACTTCCCAATTAAATTACGTTTAATTCCTTAATAAGGCTTTAAATTTGTTTTTCACTATATAATGGGTAACTGGTAAGAAGACAAAGAAAATTGTTTTGGACCACTTGTAAGTTAAATAATTTCTTATAGGAGTAGTTTTTTATTAATCACGTGTGACGGATTTACAATCAATTAAGTATGTAACACTATTACCATTTATATAGAAGATATTCGATTTTTTCGGGgccaaaaaagaaggaaaattttGGATTCTCATGCTCCGACTCCTACCCTCCATGACCCGATATTTTCCCCAAAATTCTACCCGCCAAAAAAAACAACACTCTCACTCCAAACCCTAAATTCAAGTTTCAATTTCACCAAATCACAACTTACACACAAATGCCGTCACCAGGCAAAATCCACCGTTTAGAACTCGAGAATTTCAAATCATACAAAGGATTTCAAACAATTGGTCCATTTTACGACTTTACAGCAATTATAGGACCAAATGGAGCAGGAAAATCAAACCTAATGGATGCAATAAGCTTCGTACTTGGTGTTCGTACAGGTCAACTACGTGGTGCACAATTGAAAGACTTAATTTATGCATTTGATGACCGTGAAAAGGAACAGAGAGGTAGAAGAGCTTTTGTTAGGCTAGTTTATCAACTTGTTAATGGTACTGAAATTCAGTTTACAAGGGCTATTACTAGTGCTGGTGCTAGTGAGTATCGAATTGATGGGAAAGGAGTTAATTGGGATGAATATAATGCTAAATTGAAGTCCCTTGATATTCTTGTTAAAGCGCGAAATTTTCTCGTATTTCAGGTATAGTGGTTGCTTAATTGTTTTAAGGTTTAATTTTATTGCATTGGcattaggggttgtttggtagggTGTATATAAGAATAGTACCGAATAAAGTGTATtagtaatgcagggattagttatGCTGAGGTTATATCTTATCGACTGGTTGGCGTggtgtattaaaaataacatgcaCTGCATAATTTCTATAGAATTATTTGTTTGCAAAAATACCCCCGTATTCTTTAGATTTGAGGGACTTCAAGGGCAATTTTGTCTTGAACCATGTTTATGCTTGTATTAATAGTCTTGGTGTTGCTAATACCATGTTTTGCTATGTATTAGTTAGTTATACATAGCATAATACCAAATAGGGTGTATAACTAATACTTGTCCTAGTTATACATAGGTTGAAAAAGTGTACCAAGCATGGGATTAATAATACCAAAGCTAATACATCCTACCAATCGACCCCTTATAGTATATAATGACAAGTCGACAACTACTGTCTCtcgaaaagaaataaagaaagtatacaacaacaactacaacgcCTCGATAATAAGCAAGTTGGGGTCATTGACAGTATTGTATAGGTGTCATTTAATAGCCAACTACAGATAACGGTAACCCTGTATAGTAAATGCAAAAGTGGAACATGAAGAAGATGGGTAACTTGCTACGACTAATTTAACTACACAGTCACACACTAATAGTGTATACACGGACATCATACAATATAAATCCTATTACATTGAAAGTGTATTTTGGTTTGCCGCAGAATTAATCTGCTTTAAATAGCTAGATCTCCTCTGCACCTCATAACATGAGTTGACATAGGGTATTGTCAGGTAGGATAAACTGAGATGATTAGATGAATTATGGTGCACAGAAATGGTATAGAAGAATCATGAACTATCTTTATGGATTGAGAAAAAAATGTGAAATATCTACGTTGTAGTTTCAGAGAATATCTTCCATTGTAGTTTCAGTTCAAGACACATTCCTATCTAATTATAATTATGTGTGTCGCTATAGACAGTAGTAATAATGGCTTGTATTAGCAGAAAAAAAAGGGCAAGTTGTTGTTGCTAATCTCGGTTGCTCTGGAGGTCACTGCAACAGTTGTCATCACATGAGTGTGTGTTGCTAATTGTATTCCTTTGACGTTCTGCCAAAGGAAAATAAGCAAAAGACGGAGAGCTCAGAGCATGCCATTTATGAGTGATTTAGCTACCTATGTTTTTATTCTGGAGTTGGTAAACTGAAATAGCAGTTACTTTCTTCTGCATGTGTTAATGAATGTCTCTTTTATGAATTTTTCGATGGAATTTGATGCAGGGTGACGTTGAGTCCATTGCGTCTAAAAATCCAAAAGAACTCTCTGCACTCCTTGAGCAAATATCTGGATCTGAAGAGTTCAAGAGACGCTATGatgaattggaagaagaaaaagcAAGAGCTGAAGAAAAGAAGGCACTTGCTTACCAGAAAAAGAAAACTGTAACTATGGAGCGAAAGCAGAAAAAGGAACAGAAAGAAGAAGCTGAGAAGCATCTTCGCTTACAAGATCAACTGGTATGAGTTTAGTACATCTGTTTTTGAGTGCAgcgtcttttttttttggttgaa
Encoded here:
- the LOC132607807 gene encoding protein LIGHT-DEPENDENT SHORT HYPOCOTYLS 4-like; translation: MASFTEVESSNHHEKVNIQTVNNSTSIQISASSSSSSRYENQKRRDWNTFGQYLRNHRPPLTLSRCSGAHVLEFLRYLDQFGKTKVHTPMCPFYGHPNPPAPCPCPLKQAWGSLDALIGRLRAAFEENGGKPETNPFGTRAVRLYLREVRDLQSKARGVSYEKKKKRKRPPPPPPQQLLTQPPSGEA